A window from Pseudomonas campi encodes these proteins:
- a CDS encoding tetratricopeptide repeat protein, with the protein MPLLALLLIACQVICGLHVVRSGQERYWIYLIIALPGLGCLIYALGIMLPDMLRSRRGRRAVNQLHDRFDPERHLRVLRNDLDISDTRETRVLLADELLRLNQAEEAASHYQAALRGIHAHAPEIMLGLARAHFAHGDASACRLTLEQLREHNPDFRSADGHLLYAQTLTQLGDVLKAEEEYRALLGYFAGPEAPLHYALLLKQLGRNREARELLEQIDSYARRAPKHYRNLHQACLAQARSELQELSKALDQPA; encoded by the coding sequence ATGCCCCTACTCGCCCTGCTACTTATCGCCTGCCAGGTTATCTGCGGTCTGCACGTGGTGCGCAGCGGCCAGGAGCGCTACTGGATCTACCTGATCATCGCCCTGCCCGGCCTGGGCTGCCTGATCTACGCTCTCGGCATCATGCTGCCGGACATGCTGCGCAGCCGCCGTGGCCGGCGCGCGGTCAACCAGCTGCACGACCGCTTCGACCCCGAGCGCCACTTGCGCGTCCTGCGCAACGACCTGGACATCAGCGACACCCGTGAAACCCGCGTGCTGCTCGCCGATGAACTGCTGCGCCTGAACCAGGCCGAGGAAGCCGCCAGCCATTACCAGGCGGCCCTGCGCGGCATCCATGCCCACGCCCCGGAAATCATGCTCGGTCTGGCCCGCGCCCACTTCGCCCACGGCGATGCCAGCGCCTGTCGCCTGACCCTGGAACAACTGCGCGAGCACAATCCCGACTTCCGCAGCGCCGATGGCCACCTGCTGTATGCCCAGACCCTGACGCAGCTGGGTGACGTGCTCAAAGCGGAAGAGGAGTACCGCGCCCTGCTCGGCTACTTCGCCGGGCCCGAAGCGCCCCTGCACTACGCCCTGCTACTCAAGCAGCTGGGGCGCAACCGCGAGGCCCGTGAGCTGCTGGAGCAGATCGACAGCTACGCCCGCCGCGCGCCCAAGCACTACCGCAACCTGCACCAGGCCTGCCTGGCGCAGGCGCGCAGCGAGCTGCAGGAACTAAGCAAAGCACTCGACCAGCCGGCCTGA